From the bacterium genome, the window CCGCGAGCGCCGCGCCTGCACCTCCTCGAGGAAGCGCAGGTCGCTGAAGGCGATCTCGCGCACGCGCCGCCGCTGCAGCAGATGCAGCAGCAGCGGCACGGCCGCGGCCGCGGCGCCGAACAGCAGGCCGGGGTTCAGGAAGGTCAGCGGCACGTCGTCATGCTCCGATCAGGCCAACCGGCGCCGCTTGGACAGGTACGCGAGCAGGGCGCGGTCGAACGGGGTGTCGGTCGACGTCTCGACCAGGTCGATGCGCTCGCGGCGGCACGCCCCGCGCACCTCGCCGCGCCAGGCCTCGAAGCGCTCGCGGTAGGCCGCGCGGGCGTGGGCCGGCTCCAGGCGCAGGGTGCGGTCGGGCCGTTCCAGGTCCCGGAAGCGGGCCTCCCCCTTGAAGTCAAGGTCCAGCTCGCGCGGGTCCAACACCTGGAAGACGATCACCTCGTGCCCGCGGTGGCGGAAGTGGCGCAGCCCGTCGGCGACCTCCGCCGGGGAATCCATCAGGTCGGAGATCAGCACCACCAGGCCGCGCCGCGGCAGGCGCTCGGCCACCTCGTGCAGGACCGGGCCCAGGGCGGTGCCGCGGCCGGCCGGCAGGTCGTCGAGGTGCTTCAGGATCTCGAAGAGCTGCCGGCGAACGGCGCGGGCCGGCACCGATCCCAGCCGCCGGCTGTCGAACAGCTCCAGCCCCACGGCGTCGTTCTGCCGCAGCAGCAGGCGCGCCAGGCTGGCCGCGAGCAGCCGCGCGTAGGCCAGCTTCGTCGGCCGGGCCGCGTCCGAGCCGTAGCCCATGCTGGCCGAGCAGTCGACCAGCAGCGTGGCGCGCAGGTTGGTCTCCTCGCTGAAGACCTTCCGGTAGAGGCGGTCGCTCTTGGCGTAGACGCGCCAGTCGACGTGGGTGACCGGCTCGCCGGGGAAGCAGGCGCGGTACTCGGCGAACTCCGACGAGAAGCCGTGGAAGGGGCTGCGGTGCAGGCCGACCAGGAAGCCCTCGACGACCAGGCGCGCGATGAGGTCCAGACGACCCAGAGCGGCGAACTCGGCCGGCGAGACGGTCGCCGTGCTCACGCGGGAACCTCGTCGAGCAGGCGGTCGATGATGCGGTCCTTGGCGACGCCCTCGGCCTCGGCGTGGAAATTGGCGACCAGCCGGTGGCGCAGCACCGGGTGCGCCAGCGCGCGCACGTCCTCCAGGGCGGCGGTGGGGCGGCCCGCCAGCAGAGCCCGCGCCTTGGCACCGAGCAGCAGGGCCTGGCCGGCGCGCGGGCCCGCGCCCCAGGCCAGGAACTCGCGCGCCACCGCGGCGGCTTCCGGCGTGTCGGGCCGGGTCGCGCGGGCGAGCGCCACCGCGTAGCGCACCACGTTCTGGGCGGCGGGCGCCGCGTGTACCACCGCGCGCGCGTCCAGCACGCCGGCGGCGTCCAGGACCCGCTCGGGCGTCGCCGGGACGGCCCCGGTCGTCGCCTCCACGATGGCGATCTCCTCGTCGCGCTCGGGGTAGCCGATCAGGATGTTCAGCAGGAAGCGGTCGAGCTGCGCCTCGGGCAACGGGTAGGTCCCCTCCTGCTCGATGGGGTTCTGGGTCGCCAGCACGAAGAAGGGCGCGGGCAGATCG encodes:
- a CDS encoding DUF58 domain-containing protein; protein product: MSTATVSPAEFAALGRLDLIARLVVEGFLVGLHRSPFHGFSSEFAEYRACFPGEPVTHVDWRVYAKSDRLYRKVFSEETNLRATLLVDCSASMGYGSDAARPTKLAYARLLAASLARLLLRQNDAVGLELFDSRRLGSVPARAVRRQLFEILKHLDDLPAGRGTALGPVLHEVAERLPRRGLVVLISDLMDSPAEVADGLRHFRHRGHEVIVFQVLDPRELDLDFKGEARFRDLERPDRTLRLEPAHARAAYRERFEAWRGEVRGACRRERIDLVETSTDTPFDRALLAYLSKRRRLA
- a CDS encoding MoxR family ATPase, yielding MVDQSARIDGLLRASEDLRREIGKVIIGQGRVVDEMLIGLFAGGHVLLEGVPGLAKTLLIGTLARVLDLSFSRIQFTPDLMPGDITGSEILEEDKLAGRRNFRFVPGPVFANLVLADEINRTPPKTQAALLQAMQEHRVTAGGLTHDLPAPFFVLATQNPIEQEGTYPLPEAQLDRFLLNILIGYPERDEEIAIVEATTGAVPATPERVLDAAGVLDARAVVHAAPAAQNVVRYAVALARATRPDTPEAAAVAREFLAWGAGPRAGQALLLGAKARALLAGRPTAALEDVRALAHPVLRHRLVANFHAEAEGVAKDRIIDRLLDEVPA